Genomic segment of Bifidobacterium lemurum:
GGACTTCCCCCGCACGGTCTCCCTCTGTTGGAGACGGACAGCTCCCTGGAATCTCCATGGTCTGCGGCAGACGGCCGGTTCCATTCGCAAGCACCGGCCATCCCGGATCGCTGGCATCGCGGCCCGCTGACGGATCGCCTCCGGCGGAGAGTTTCCAGTTCGCCGGATCATGCCGCCACTCCACCGGAGCCACGAAAGTCTCCCGGCCGAAGTAGCTCAGCAGCTCCCTTTCGTCCTCTCCCGCGGTCTGACGCACACCCAAGCAGGTGAGCCACCAGCCGAACTCGGGATGATGCAACAGATCGGCATGGCCGACGCATTGCACCGACTCGGACAGGCCCAAGTGCCTATGAGTGAGGAAGGGGTTCTTCTTGTCGGGATGGAATAGTCGATGGTATTCACCGACCGCGGAACGCTCGTCGTCGCGCCCGGCATCGGCCCACACCGCCGCGCCCCCGTTCGCATCGTCACGGAATGCGTGCAGCGCGGAGGCGAATCCTTCAGGCGCGTGCACGCGCATCATCATCTCGCTATGGTCGAAACTGGTGCCGCCTTCGGCCGTCATCAGATACAGATAATCGCCGATGCGATACAGATGCGGTCCTTCGGCCCACACAGCCTCGATTCCATAACCTCGCCAGATCACGATTTTGCCGTAGTTGCCATGCGAGTCGGAGCTCTCCTCCAGCCGCCATGTTTCAGGATCGATGCGCTGCGCCCAGACCTCGGTCTGCCCCTCCCACCGGGGATGCAATGCGGGACGCGTCTGCGTCCACCATACTGTGCCGTCGATGTCCTCGAATACGTCCGGATCGATGCCTTCCGCGCCGGTGACCCAATACGGTCCTTCCCACGGCCCTTCCACCGTGTCCGAGGTGATGATGAAGTTGCCTTGCGCGGATTGAACCTCATCCAGCACCGCCTGCGGTACTCCGGCCTTGGCGGCGGCGTCGCGACTCAGGCGGGCGACGGTGCATGCAATCACATATTTGCCGCCGATATGCCGCAGGGTTGGGGCATATACACCGCCGGAATCCTCCATAAAGCCAAGCAGCAGACGATCGGCCATCGTCTCGTCGACCGCGTGCGAGACGAGATGCCAATGCGCCAGATCGGACGAGGCGTGGATCGGCAGTCCGGGCGCGAGTTCGAACGACGAGTTGACCAGAAGAACCTCGTCTCTCGCCTTGTCCCACATCCAGCTGGGATCGGGATACATGCCGGTCAGAATCGGATTGGAGAAGGTCATGGTGTCGCTCATATATCCCGCCTTGGCAAGGTGCATGGAGTCCCTTCGCGCGACATCGCGCGAGGTCGCAGATTGAAAGTTTCGAAGCCCCAATACTGGAAAACCGCCCGCAGCTAAGGCTACGGACGGTTTTCCGGTTTGGAAGGAAAGAAGGAGATGGAAGAATGTGCGCCGGTCGACGAACCACCCATTGTTCGCCGACCGGCTGTTCAGTTATCAGCTCGACCACAGCTTCACACTGCGATCATCGCCCAAAACTCAGGCATTAGCAAGGGTTTCGAGCATGTAGTTGTTGATCGTGGCCTTGACGGACTCGAGGTGGTCGGACTTGGTCGCGGCGATGAGCTCGGACTGCGGCTTGTCGAGGCTGTAAGCCTCGAGGTCGGCCAGGGTGACCTTGCCCTCGTCGATGTCCTTGCCGATGCCGGAGTCGTAGGAGCTGTAGCGCTCGGCCTGCAGGTTCTGGATGAACTTGTCCTGGTGCATCTTGTCGGCGATCAGCAGACCGGCGGCGAAGGTGTCCATGCCGGCGATGTGCGAGCGGAACAGATCCTCGGCGTAGAAGGAGGTACGACGCGGCTTGGCGTCGAAGTTCAGGCCGCCCTTGGGGCCGATGGAGCCCTCGTCGAGCACCTCCCACATCACGGTGGTGGTCTCGTACAGGTCGGTCGGGAACTCATCCATATCCCAGCCGATGAGCTTGTCACCCTGGTTGGCATCCAGCGAGCCGAGCACGCCGGCCTCACGGGCGGTGCGGATCTCGTGCTGGTAGGTGTGGCCGGCCAGGTTGGCGTGGTTGCCCTCGAGGTTGAGCTTCATGAAGTCGATGTCGTAGGTCTTCAGGAAGGCGATGGCGGTGGCGGCATCGAAGTCGTACTGGTGCATCGTGGGTTCCTTGGCCTTCGGCTCGATCAGGAACTGGGCGTCCAGGCCGATCTCCTTGGCGTACTCATGGCACATGTGGAAGAACTGGGCCATGTGGGCCTGCTCGCGCTGCATCTGCGTGTTCCACAGGTTCTCGTAGCCTTCGCGGCCGCCCCAGAACACGTAGTTCTCGGCACCCAGACGCTTGGCGATTTCGAGGGAGTGCTTCAGCTGGCCGCCGGAGTAGGCGTAGATGTCGGCGAACGGCGAGGTGGAGGCGCCGGAGACGAAGCGCGGGTTGGTGAACAGGGAGGAGGTGTTCCACAGCAGCTTGACGCCGGTGGACTTCATGTTCTCCTCGATCTTGTCCACAACCTTGTCGAGGTTGGCGTTGGTCTCGCGCAGAGTGTCGCCTTCGGGGGCGATGTCGCGATCATGGAAGCAGAAGAACTCGGCGCCGAGCTTGGTGAAGAACTCGAAGGCGTAGTCCACCTTGGCGAGCGCCTCGTCCATCGGGTTGGAGTACTTGCCGTACCACGGACGATGCGAGGTGCCGGTGCCGAACGGATCGACCAGCTCCTGGTCGAAGGTGTGCCACCAAGCGACGCCGAAGCGCATCCAATCCTTCATCTTCTTGCCGGCAACGACCTTCTCGGCGTCGTAATAGTGGAAGGCGAGGCCTTCCTGCGGACCCTGCTCGCGGCCGACGTACTCAATCTTGTCGATATCCCACAGACCCATTTGGGCGCTCCTTTGCAGTAGTGGTTGCTGGAACTTACGAGTACATAATAAAACGGGCTAACTTAGTTTGTCAAATGATTTAATTTACTCGCGTGTGTCACGCGTGTCGCCTTGCAATCATTGGGATTCACGCCATCGCGAAGTCCACGATGACACGTACTGACCGACACGCCACCCCCGTCGGAATGTGCCGTGAAACACGACCGAATCACATGTTTCACGAGCCCTACCGCGTTACCCCCGTCAGAATGTACCGTGAAACACGGTCGAATCACATGTTTCACGGCACTTTCCGACGTCCGACGTCAGGAGGTACCGCGACGGCATCACGGCATTGGACCGCGTTCATGATCGGACCGCATGCCGTGACGGACCTCATGCCGTAATGGACCACATACCGTGACTGACCGGCACACCGTGGCGGACCGCACACCGTAACGGACCGGCATGCCGTAACGGACCACATACCGTAACGGATCGCACACCGTAACGGACCGGCACACCGTGGCGGACCGCACACCGTAACGGACCGGCATGCCGTAACGGACCGCACACCGTGACGGACCACACACCGTGACGGACCACACACCGTAACAGACCGGCACACCTGCAACGGGACCGGCACGCCAGTAAGGACACACGCTCACATCAGGCCGCGGGAAAGCTTGGCCCAGATGGTTTCGACGCCGTGGGCGCGCTCGTAGTCGCGCAACACGTCATAGCCCACATGACGGCCCGCGTCCCGGCCGTGGAAGAAGCGCACCAAGTCGGCGAACCGTGGCTGCCGCACATTCAGCAACTGGCAGAACCGCACATGCGCGCGGTTAGCCTCCCCTCGACGCGACATATGCAACGGCTCCCCCACCAGACGCCACTCCCCATGGGACATGGCGATCCGCGCGACCAGCGAGCCGCCGCGCACGCCATCAAGCTCGCCCGCCAGCCGACGATCCCTCACCTCATAAAGCTGATCCGAGGCGAGGTCCTCCAACATCAACACACCACGGACGGCTTCGGCACTCAATATCCGAAACCACGACGCGCGGTTCGAGGCCGAAACGCGGCGCAGATTCGCGTATTCGCTCCTATCGATGTCGCGGGTCACGTTGAACCGGTAGCGGGCGGCGAGGTCGAACGGCGTCTTGCCCCGCTCGTCGATCTCGCAATCGAAGGCGAACCATTCCTCGAACGCGCGCCGCATACGCGACGCGGCATCACCATCGGCACCATGGTCCGAACCGATGACCGGACCGATATTCGCCCACAGCAGGAAATCACGCCAAGCGTCGCCATACAACGCAAGATCCGCGCGCTGGAACAGCACCGCTATGGCATGTGGGGTCATCGTCGGGGGAAGCGCCGCCCGCGCATCCTCAGAACGGCTGGAATCAATGGCATCGGCGCATACGGACATGGTCATGGTCGTTCCCTTCCCGAACGTGCGGACGGCTTCGTTACCGTCCGTCGGACCGCCACCATAAGGCGGTTCCGCCAGCCGGCGCAACCACCCTCGAAAAGCTGGGGACGGCGGTGGATAACTTTTCGTTTTCCACCGTTATGCACACCATGAAAGACGCCCCTGCCGCAATGGACCGGCGCGACGTCTGATGGTGAGCACGTTGCCGGAATCCCCGTATGAAAGACGCCCCTGCCGCAATAGACCGACGCAATCTCAGGGGGCGGCATCGCTCCGGCCCCGCCCCGTCTTATAGCAAAAGGCCGACGGCGGGAAGCCATCGGCCATGAAATGCGATATCGGCTCACGCACGGACGCGCACGCAAGCCAAGATCAGCGTACTGGATTCCGGAATCGGCTCACACGCGGGCGCATGCGATCAGCGACCGCTGCGGAAGGGTGCCGCGGCGCGCTTTCCAGAGCGCGACGAGCGGAATCCGGCGGCGGAACGACGACCGCCCCGCCCGTTTTCGCCGCGCGAACCACGCGAGTCGGTGTTCCAATCGTTCCACTGCTGCGAGCGCTTGCCTTCACGGCGCTGCTCGGTGCTTGCGGTGGACTTGCGGTTGTCGTATTTGCCGACCTTGCCGCCCGAGGCTTTCTCATCGCGCGGCCTCAGCCCCTCGGCGGAACGCTTGCGTTCGGAACCGGACGTTTTGCGGTACTGTCCGCCGGCGTTCTTGCCGTACGAACCGGATCCCTTGCGTCGACGCGAGCGCCCCGCGGAGGGATTGACCACCGGAACGCTCAGCGTCCAGCCATGCACCAGCGGCGCATGCTCGCCGACGAGCTCCTCGAGAACCGGCGAGTTCGGAGTGATCGTCTCGCATTGCACCTGGATGCCGGCGCGGCGCATCATCGAACGGGTGCCGCGTTCCTGGTTCGGCAGAACCAGCGTGACCACGTCGCCCTTCTCGCCGGCGCGCGCGGTGCGGCCGGAACGATGCAGGAAGGACTTGGGATCCTCCGGCGGCTCGGTCTGCACCACCATCTCCACATCGCTCACGTCGATGCCGCGCGCGGCCACGTCAGTGGCGACCAGCACGCGCACCTCGCCGCTGGAGAACGCGGCCAGATTGCGGTCGCGCTGGTTCTGGTTGAGGTTGCCCTGCAGGTCGACCGCGGGAATGCCCTGGTCGACGAGCTTCTTGGCCATGTTCTTGGCTTGGAATTTGGTGCGGGTGAACAGGATGCGCTTGCCCTTGCCGGAGGCGAGCTCGCGGATCACCTCATGCTTGTTGCCTTGGGATACTGCGAACACGTGATGGGTCATGGTGTCGACCTGCGCGTCGGCGTCGTCGACCGCATGCACGCGCGCGTCGGTGAGGAAGCGCTTGACCACCTTGTCGACGCCGTGGTCGAGCGTGGCGGAGAACAGCATGCGCTGTCCGTCGGCGTCCACCTGTTCGAGCAGGCGGGTGACCGCGGGCAGGAAGCCCATGTCGGCCATCTCATCGGCCTCGTCGAGCACGGTGATCTCCACGGATTCGAGCGAGAGCGCGTTCTGGCGCAGCAGATCCTCGAGTCGGCCGGGGCAGGCGACGATGATGTCGGCGCCGTCGCGCAGTTCGGCGATCTGCCGGCTGTATTTGACGCCGCCGTAGATGGTGGCGGTGCTCATGCCGTAGGCGTCGGCGAGCGGGCGGATCACCTCGTCGATCTGGTTGACCAGTTCGCGGGTCGGTGCCAGCACCAGGCCGCGGGGGTGGGGCAGCATCGCCTTGCGGCGCGCGTCGTTGTCTTTGATGTTGCGCAGCTGTTCGAATTCCTGCATGGCCAGTTCGGTCACGCTGGTCTCGTCGTTCAGACGGGCGACCAGCGGAATCGCGAAGGCGAGCGTCTTGCCGGAGCCGGTGCGGCCGCGGCCGAGCAGATCGCGGCCTGCCAGCGAATCGGCCAGAGTGTCGGCCTGGATGGGGAACGCGGTGGTTTTGCCGTCGGCGGCGAGCACGCGCACCAGCGGCTGGGGAACGCCCAGCTCGGCGAAGGTCTTCGCGGGGGCGTCGGCGGCGTTCAGATCGCCGGAAACGGTCGCGGCGTTATTGGAGAAGTCGGCGGAGAAATCCTCGCGCGCCTTCGGCGAACGCGAACGGTCGCGGGAGAAATCCTTGGAATACGAACGAGAACCGGATCCACCGGAGCGCGATCCGTACCGTGAGCCGGAACGTGAACCGGCATGCGAAAACGACTTGGAATGGGATTGGTAATTCGGCACAATAGCCTTTCAGACTTCGAAGCCGATTAACTTGTATCTTCTTTTCACCTGCGGCTTCGTAACAGACACTTCACTCTTTCAGCACCGCTCGACATCGGTGTGTCGGCCCATCATGGGCGTGCCGGCGTTCGGCTATCCGGGCACGTAGACCCCTCAAGGAATAATGGGTGATGTTTTATGACCGAAACCCATTCCAAGAGAACGGAACAACGTTGGCTGAATTCGTATATCAGATGATCAAGGCGCGCAAGGCCTTCGGCGACCGCGTGATCCTCGACGACGTGACCCTGAGCTTCCTGCCGGGCGCGAAGATCGGCGTGGTGGGCCCCAACGGCATGGGCAAGTCCACGCTGCTCAAGATCATGGCCGGCATCGAAACCGTGAGCAACGGCGAGGCCTCCCTCACCCCCGGCTTCACGGTCGGCATCCTGCAGCAGGAGCCGCCGCTGGACGACACCAAAACCGTGGGCGAGAACATCAAGATGGCCTTCGGCGAAATCGCCCAGAAGGTGGCGCGTTTCAACGAGATCGGCGAGGAGATGGCGAATCCCGACGCCGACTTCGACGCGCTGATGGATGAGATGGGCAAGCTGCAGAACGACATCGACGCCGCGGACGGCTGGGATCTCGACTCCCAGCTCGAGCAGGCGATGGACGCGCTGCAGTGCCCCGACCCGGACACCCCGGTGAACGTGTGCTCCGGTGGCGAGCGCCGCCGCGTGGCCCTGTGCAAGCTGCTGCTCGAGGCCCCCGACCTGCTGCTGCTCGACGAGCCCACCAACCACCTCGACGCCGAGTCGATCCTGTGGCTGGAGCAGTTCCTGCACCAGTACAAGGGCGCCGTCATCGCCGTCACCCACGACCGCTACTTCATGGACAATGTGGCCGAGTGGATCTGCGAGGTCGACCGCGGCCACCTCTACCCCTACAAGGGCAACTACACCACCTATTTGGAAACCAAGGCGAAGCGTATGGAGATCCAGGGCGCCAAGGACGCCAAGCTCGCCAAGCGTCTGAAGGACGAGCTCGACTGGGTGCGCTCCTCCCCCAAGGCCCGCCAGGCCAAGAACAAGGCCCGTCTGGAGCGTTACGACCAGATGGAGCAGGAGGCGCGCAACAACAAGAAGCTCGACTTCTCCGAGATTCAGATTCCGGCCGGCCCCCGTCTGGGCTCCATGGTGCTCGAAGCCAACCACATCCACAAGGCCTTCGGAGACCGCGTGCTCATCGACGATCTGAGCTTCACGCTGCCGCGCAACGGCATCGTCGGCGTGATCGGCCCCAACGGCGTGGGCAAGTCCACGCTGTTCAAGACGATCGTCGGCCTGGAGCCGCTCTCCGGCGGCGAACTGAAGGTCGGCGAAACCGTGAAGATCAGCTACGTGGACCAGAACCGCGCCGGACTCGACCCGAACAAGAACCTGTGGGAGGCCGTCTCCGACGGTCTTGACTTCATCGAGGTCGCCGGCGTCGAGGTGCCGACCCGCGCCTATGTGGCGAGCTTCGGTTTCAAGGGCTCCGACCAGCAGAAGCTCACAGGCGTGCTCTCCGGCGGCGAGCGCAACCGCCTGAATCTGGCCCTGACCCTCAAGCAGGGCGGCAACCTGCTGCTGCTCGACGAGCCCACCAACGATCTGGACGTCGAGACGCTGGAAAGCCTGGAGAACGCGCTGATTCAGTTCCCCGGCTGCGCCGTGGTCGTCTCCCACGACCGTTGGTTCCTCGACCGCGTCGCCACGCATATCCTCGCGTGGGAGGGCGATGACGAGAATCCGGCCCGTTGGTACTGGTTCGAGGGCAACTTCCAGTCCTACCAGGAGAACAAGGTGGAGCGTCTGGGTGAGGAGGCGTCCCGCCCGCACCGCCTGCACCGCAAGCTGACCCGCGTCTGATATTGGGTCGACCGGCTTTCGACCATAAGCCATAAGCCGAGAGCCGAAAAAAACTCAACCGCAAAACAGGCCGCCGGAACCATCGTTCCGACGGCCTTTGCATATCCATCACCCGTCACAGACCCACCCGCACACCGTAGGATTCGTGACTGCGGTGGTGTCTTTGGGCACGATGAACGGTCCCACCCGCACACACCGCAGGATTCGACCACATAGCGTGTCCCAACCGCAAAAGACCGCAAATCCCTCACGCGCCGCAGGATCCGACGGACCGGCGCTCCCGGCGCGACGCGTACGTGTGACGGAAGCACGGCGAAGCCGGGAAACAGGCGCGGGCGGGGCAGCACGCCTGGTGGGGTGGAGCGGCCGTGGGAGGCGGATTATGATGATTCGTTACATTCCCTGACGAATACGGTTACTTACGGACGCTAAACTGCTCAGCAGGATTGAACACACCACCGGCGCTCCCAGCGCGCTCCAAGAATCGAGGAGATTATGACCGATACCGCCACGACCACACCTCTGGACCATCTGGTGAACGTGCTGCGGTTGGGAAGGCCCTCCGATTACCGCAACCACACGTACATCAACGGCGAAAGCCTCTACTTCCCCACCGGCCGCGTCTACGGCGGCCAGGTGATCGCGCAGGCGATGATGGCCGCGGCGAAAACCGTCTCCCCGAGCCGCCTGCCGCATTCGATCCACGGCTATTTCATCGCGGCCGGCGACATCCGTCAGGACTTGCTGTTCGACGTCGAAACGCTGCGCGACGGCCGCTCGTTCTCCGCGAGACGGGTGAATGTGACGCAGGCCGAGGGGCCGATCCTCACCGCGATCGCCAGCTTCCAGGAGAGCGGGCAGTCCGGCGTCGAATTCGCCGACCCCATGCCCGCCGACGTGCCGGCGCCGGAAACCCTGACCAGCGCCAAGGAGCTCATGGCCCCGTACGCCGAACATTCCCCGTTCGCGAACTACTACGCGCAGAAGTCGCCGTTCGACATCCGCCATGTGACGCCCACGATCATGCTGGGCGCCGACAATGAGTCCGCGAAACGCGATTCCGGCAAGCAGATGGTGTGGATGAAGGTGGATGGCACGGTGGACGCGCCACAGGTGATGCACCGCGCGATCCTCGCGATGGAATGCGATCAGGTGATGATGGAGCCGGTGCTGCGCCGCGCCGGACTGAGCATCTCCACGCCGGGCATCTCCTACGCCTCGATCGACCATTCGATGTGGTGGTACCGCGACATCGACATCAACCAGTGGCATCTATACGTGCAGGACACGCCGACCGCCGCGCACGGCCGCGGACTGGGCACGGCGAAGGTCTACGCGCAGGACGGCGAACTGGTGGCGGTCATGACCCAGGAGGCCATGATCCGCGTGCCGCACAAGTGACACCCACTCGTCGTGCTGAGCGGAGCCAGCCGCCCTCATGCCATCCTAAGCGGAGTCCAGCCATCATTCCGTCATCCTGAGCGGAGTCCGAAGGACGGAGTCGAAGGATCTCTAATCGGCGTGAGATCCTTCGACTCCGCTGCGCTCCGCTCAGGATGACGTTGATGATGGTTATTGCCGGTTTGTCCGGTGATAATTGAAGGTGGCGGTCCGGGCGGTGACCCCCAGGATGACTGACGCCGTTCCTTTCGGGAAGCGGCTGTCCCGCCCTCGATCTGTCCCGCCCGGGACCGCCGGACCGAGGGCCATGGACGCATGACCTCATAGGAGCGTGGACGCTCCCATCGGACCCCGCATCGTCCATGGTAGCGTGTCCCGTCAACGTCCCGTCTGCGCCGGAAGCCCCCGGAACGACCATCGACGGCCAGCGAAGGAGGACAACGATGACGCCGCCCATGGAGACGATCTACGCCGGGGTGGACACCCACACCGACACCCACACGCTCGCCCTGCTCGACTGGCGCGGACGGCCGCTGGCCACGCGGACGTTCCCGACCGACGCCGCCGGCTACGAGGCGCTGGCGGGCATGCTGCCCGACCCGTCCCGGGTCGTGGTGGGCGTGGAGGGGACCAACTCGTACGGCGCGGCCCTGGCCCGCAGGCTCGCCGCCGCGGGCTACGAGACGCGCGAGGTGCTGCGCCCCAAACGCGCGGTGCGCCGCAGGGACGGCAAGTCCGACCCCGTCGACGCCGCCGAGGCGGCCAGGAGCGTCATGGCCGGAGACGGGACCGGGCCGAAGAGCTCGGACGGCTGGGTCGAGGCCCTGCGCCACCTCAACACGCAGCGCGACCGGCTGGTGTCGGCCATGACCACGCTGTCCAACAGCGTCAACGGCATGCTCGTCACCGCGCCCGAGACCGTCCGGGACCGCTACCGGAGCCTGAGGACCGGGAGGCGCATGACCCGCCTTGCCGCCTGCCGGCCCGCCGGCGGGCCGGTCGAGCGCGCCGCGCTCACCGCGATGAAGGCGTCCGCGACGGCGTGGAAGGCCCTCCGCGAACAGGCGGACGGGCTCGAGAGGGCGATGCGCGAGATCCTCGAGGAACACGCCCGCGCGCTGCTCGACCTGAACGGGGTCGGCGTCGTCACCGCGGCCACCCTGGCCGTCGTCGCCGGCGACAACCCCGAACGAGTCAGAAGCGAGGCCGCGTTCGCCAAACTGTGCGGCGCGTGCCCCCTGCCCGCCTCCAGCGGCAGGACCAGCCGCCACCGGCTCAACCGGGGAGGCAACCGGCAGGGCAACAAGGCCCTGCACCAGATCGCCGTCGTGCGCCTGCGCCACCACCAGCCCACCCGCGACTACATGGCCAAAAGGACCCGCGAGGGCAAAAGCAAGATGGAGACCATCCGCTGCCTCAAACGCTACATCGCCCGCGAGATCCACCGCGTCCTCATCGCCGTCCGCGACGGCGACCCCGGACGCGAGCCACCCGCCCGGCGCGGCGCCATGCTGCGCGAACTGAGGCTCTCCCACGCGCTGACCCAGCGACAGGTCGGACAGGCCCTCGGCGTGCCCTCCAGCAGGATCAGCGAGATCGAACGAGGCGCCCGCGACCTGCCCGAACTCGAACGACGAGCCACCCAATGGATCCACAGCACCACCGACACACCACCCCAACAACAGCTTGACAAACTATAGGAGCATCGAGGTTCTATTCGGCGGATTTGGAGACCGCGCCCGCCATTTGGCGGCTTCTGGCCGCCTTCTTCATTTTGGGATGCTCCGCGCCTTCGGTGGGAGGCAACTGGCACAGCCACTCCCCCACGATGCCGATCACCATATCGGCCAGGCAGACCACCACGGCGATCGCGCATTCGAGCACGACCTGCGAGTAATAATCCGCCTCCATATGCGCGATGGACAGCAGCGCCTGGCCGCCGTACCATCCGGCGAGCGCCGCGCCGGCGAGTCCCAAGGCTTTGGCCAGCACCAGCGTGTACACGGCCAAAGTGGGATTCACGAACGTGTTCGGCCGCTTGCGGGGGTCGGTGGTGGCGTATTTATGCACCTGCAGGGCCAGCACGAGCACGACGACCCCAAGCACGGCCAGCAGTCCGGAGACGAACCAAGGCGCGCCGAGCATCGATGCTCCGGAATGCTCGTCGTAGACGGCGATGCCGGCGCCGCCCAATAGGCCGAGCGCGATGGCGATGAGGTAATACCACCATGAGGTGCGCCGTGCGTTCATATGTTCTCCTTATATTCCAACGTCCGTCCCGCCCGCGAAGATGGGACGAACCGGACGGGATCCCGCCCGTCGGGCGTTCAGTCGATCAGTCCCTGCGCTCCGAGGATCCAATTGTCGCTCAGCATTCCCACGAATCCCGCGTCGGGAGCCATCGCCAGCAGGAACGAAACCGGATCGCCTCCCAATTCGGCGTCGGGATCCATATCAAGCCAAGGGGCCAGCACGCCCGCATGCTCACGGGCCGAGGGCCACGGCACGCGGCAGTCCGGCTCGTCGGATCGCACGCCTTCCATATCCACCAGATCCAAATCCACCGCTCCCTCGTGGGAAGCCTCCACCGCGCCGAGCACACCGATGAGTTCGCGCGCGCTCATCCGGGTGGTGATCTGGATGACGGCGGCCATCGCGTCCGGTCCGGTGACGCCGCTGACATGGTAGAGCGGAGAGATGCCTTCCACCTGGTTGCCGGGGATACCATCGATGGCGACGATCGCCGCACGGAATATCGACTCGGCCCGTTGAGACACGCTGTCCAGTGAAATGACGGCCCTGCGGGAGGCGATGGCCGCGCCAACGTCCGTCCGTTCGTCCCCATCGGTCTCGACGGCGGTGGTCGGGGCGGCCGAATCCGGCCCGAATCCGACACGATTCGCGCCGCTGCCGCCGCCGTCGATGATGTCGCCGCCGTCGATGCCGTCGATCCGCACATCGACGTCGTGCGCGAAGGCCACGAATTCGCCGCCGGCGTCACGCACGATAACGTCCACATGCGCGCCCGGGGCGAGCCGTCGCGCCTGACTCGGGGTCAGCCGCAGCGTCACCTCGGCGTCGAGCTCCTGATGTTCGGTGTTTGTCACGGTCTTCTCCCCCATATGGCAGGGGGCCTGCCGCCCGGCACGCCCCCTTGGTTGTCGCTTGCGATCACTCGCCCGGCTTCATACCCACCGAGCGCTTCAGCGACTCGGGGATCTCGACCGGCGGCTTGTACGAATCGGGTCGGCGCTCGTCGGAGAGCCACACCTCGCGCTTCGGGGCCTTCTTGATGTTCGCGAAGATCGAGGCCAATTCCTTCTCGTTCAGGGTCTCCTTGACGAGCAGCTGGCGCACGAGTTCGTCGAGCACGTCGCGGTTCTCGTTGATGATGTTCCACGCCTCGGTGTGCGCGGTCTCCACGAGCTTCAACACTTCGTCGTCGATGACCTCGGCGGTGCGGTCGGAGTACTTGCGCGGGGCGAGTCCGTCCATCACCGTGGTCTGGTCGTCGTCATCCGCCCACTTGATCGCGCCGAGCTTCGCGGA
This window contains:
- a CDS encoding DUF3180 domain-containing protein; translation: MNARRTSWWYYLIAIALGLLGGAGIAVYDEHSGASMLGAPWFVSGLLAVLGVVVLVLALQVHKYATTDPRKRPNTFVNPTLAVYTLVLAKALGLAGAALAGWYGGQALLSIAHMEADYYSQVVLECAIAVVVCLADMVIGIVGEWLCQLPPTEGAEHPKMKKAARSRQMAGAVSKSAE
- a CDS encoding IS110 family transposase — protein: MTPPMETIYAGVDTHTDTHTLALLDWRGRPLATRTFPTDAAGYEALAGMLPDPSRVVVGVEGTNSYGAALARRLAAAGYETREVLRPKRAVRRRDGKSDPVDAAEAARSVMAGDGTGPKSSDGWVEALRHLNTQRDRLVSAMTTLSNSVNGMLVTAPETVRDRYRSLRTGRRMTRLAACRPAGGPVERAALTAMKASATAWKALREQADGLERAMREILEEHARALLDLNGVGVVTAATLAVVAGDNPERVRSEAAFAKLCGACPLPASSGRTSRHRLNRGGNRQGNKALHQIAVVRLRHHQPTRDYMAKRTREGKSKMETIRCLKRYIAREIHRVLIAVRDGDPGREPPARRGAMLRELRLSHALTQRQVGQALGVPSSRISEIERGARDLPELERRATQWIHSTTDTPPQQQLDKL